One genomic window of Aptenodytes patagonicus chromosome 3, bAptPat1.pri.cur, whole genome shotgun sequence includes the following:
- the TP53I3 gene encoding quinone oxidoreductase PIG3 isoform X2, with protein sequence MNQLQALLNDSLIRTKHVENAAIIDIKERKVCASTFGFNVPPENALNLIYTSFKNLVQVRRGGLYFKEKHYKCVRADEHSIYLRNPDGGLIVVKTKTFILVATYRVGMYPSVCVEAVEKLEKMLAAYFDCPGGPENLYVKKVMKPHPGEGEVLVKVAASALNRADLLQRRGKYPPPKGASDILGLEAAGSVAGLGPGCKGRWKTGDAVMALLSGGGQAEYVTVPEGYLMPIPNDMTFIQAAAIPEAWLTAFQLLHFVGKIQKGERVLIHAGASGVGMAAVQLVRLAKAIPIVTAGTQEKLKATANAGAAAGFNYKNEDFSEKVLAFTQGSGVDIILDCVGGSYWEKNLNCLSTDGRWIIYGLLSGGEVHGDLLARLLSRRASIHTTLLRSRDKEYKERLVKAFTENVLPYFSGGTSPHLQPLVDSVYPLHEIAGAHRIMEDNKNIGKIVIEVPASS encoded by the exons atgaaccaaCTGCAGGCTTTGCTGAATGACAGTCTTATCAGAACAAAGCACGTGGAAAACGCAGCTATCATCgacataaaggaaagaaaagtctgtgCATCAACCTTTGGCTTTAAT GTGCCACCAGAGAATGCTTTAAACCTTATCTACACTTCCTTCAAGAACTTAGTGCAAGTTAGAAGGGGAGGACTCTACTTCAAGGAGAAGCACTATAAATGTGTCCGTGCAGATGAGCATTCCATCTACCTTCGAAAC CCAGATGGAGGCCTGATAGTTGTGAAGACAAAAACTTTCATCCTGGTTGCTACTTACAGAGTGGGCATGTATCCCAGTGTGTGCGTGGAAGCTGTGGAGAAACTAG agaaaatgttgGCAGCCTATTTTGATTGCCCAGGAGGCCCAGAAAATCTCTATGTGAAAAAAGTGATGAAACCACATCCAGGAGAAGGAGAAGTTCTTGTGAAGGTCGCTGCCAGCGCTCTGAATAGGGCTGATTTACTCCAG aGGAGAGGGAAGTACCCTCCCCCTAAAGGAGCAAGTGACATTTTAGGCTTAGAAGCAGCTGGGAGTGTGGCTGGGCTCGGACCTGGCTGCAAGGGCCGGTGGAAGACTGGTGATGCAGTGATGGCTCTGCTCTCCGGAGGTGGCCAGGCAGAATACGTTACAGTACCCGAAGGCTACCTGATGCCAATTCCCAATGATATGACATTTATTCAGGCTGCAGCCATTCCCGAAGCCTGGTTAACAGCCTTTCAGCTGCTGCATTTTGTAG GTAAAATACAGAAGGGCGAGAGAGTGTTGATCCATGCTGGAGCTAGCGGAGTCGGTATGGCAGCCGTTCAGCTGGTAAGACTGGCAAAAGCTATTCCCATTGTGACAGCAGGAACTCAAGAGAAACTGAAAGCTACAGCAAACGCCGGAGCAGCTGCGGGGTTCAACTACAAGAATGAAGATTTTAGTGAAAAGGTCTTGGCGTTCACCCAAG GTTCTGGAGTAGATATTATTTTAGATTGTGTTGGTGGCTCGTACTGGGAGAAGAATCTCAACTGTCTGAGTACTGATGGCCGGTGGATTATTTATGGACTACTGAGTGGAGGTGAAGTACATGGAGATTTGCTTGCAAGGCTGCTTTCCAGAAGAGCGAGCATCCATACAACTCTATTACGATCACGAGACAAGGAG tataaGGAACGGCTGGTGAAAGCCTTCACAGAAAACGTGCTGCCGTATTTTTCTGGAGGAACCTCCCCTCATCTCCAACCACTTGTTGACAGCGTTTACCCTCTGCACGAGATTGCAGGGGCACACAGGATCATGGAAGACAACAAGAATATTGGCAAAATTGTCATCGAAGTGCCTGCTTCATCTTAA
- the TP53I3 gene encoding quinone oxidoreductase PIG3 isoform X1 yields MLAAYFDCPGGPENLYVKKVMKPHPGEGEVLVKVAASALNRADLLQRRGKYPPPKGASDILGLEAAGSVAGLGPGCKGRWKTGDAVMALLSGGGQAEYVTVPEGYLMPIPNDMTFIQAAAIPEAWLTAFQLLHFVGKIQKGERVLIHAGASGVGMAAVQLVRLAKAIPIVTAGTQEKLKATANAGAAAGFNYKNEDFSEKVLAFTQGSGVDIILDCVGGSYWEKNLNCLSTDGRWIIYGLLSGGEVHGDLLARLLSRRASIHTTLLRSRDKEYKERLVKAFTENVLPYFSGGTSPHLQPLVDSVYPLHEIAGAHRIMEDNKNIGKIVIEVPASS; encoded by the exons atgttgGCAGCCTATTTTGATTGCCCAGGAGGCCCAGAAAATCTCTATGTGAAAAAAGTGATGAAACCACATCCAGGAGAAGGAGAAGTTCTTGTGAAGGTCGCTGCCAGCGCTCTGAATAGGGCTGATTTACTCCAG aGGAGAGGGAAGTACCCTCCCCCTAAAGGAGCAAGTGACATTTTAGGCTTAGAAGCAGCTGGGAGTGTGGCTGGGCTCGGACCTGGCTGCAAGGGCCGGTGGAAGACTGGTGATGCAGTGATGGCTCTGCTCTCCGGAGGTGGCCAGGCAGAATACGTTACAGTACCCGAAGGCTACCTGATGCCAATTCCCAATGATATGACATTTATTCAGGCTGCAGCCATTCCCGAAGCCTGGTTAACAGCCTTTCAGCTGCTGCATTTTGTAG GTAAAATACAGAAGGGCGAGAGAGTGTTGATCCATGCTGGAGCTAGCGGAGTCGGTATGGCAGCCGTTCAGCTGGTAAGACTGGCAAAAGCTATTCCCATTGTGACAGCAGGAACTCAAGAGAAACTGAAAGCTACAGCAAACGCCGGAGCAGCTGCGGGGTTCAACTACAAGAATGAAGATTTTAGTGAAAAGGTCTTGGCGTTCACCCAAG GTTCTGGAGTAGATATTATTTTAGATTGTGTTGGTGGCTCGTACTGGGAGAAGAATCTCAACTGTCTGAGTACTGATGGCCGGTGGATTATTTATGGACTACTGAGTGGAGGTGAAGTACATGGAGATTTGCTTGCAAGGCTGCTTTCCAGAAGAGCGAGCATCCATACAACTCTATTACGATCACGAGACAAGGAG tataaGGAACGGCTGGTGAAAGCCTTCACAGAAAACGTGCTGCCGTATTTTTCTGGAGGAACCTCCCCTCATCTCCAACCACTTGTTGACAGCGTTTACCCTCTGCACGAGATTGCAGGGGCACACAGGATCATGGAAGACAACAAGAATATTGGCAAAATTGTCATCGAAGTGCCTGCTTCATCTTAA
- the SF3B6 gene encoding splicing factor 3B subunit 6: protein MAMQAAKRANIRLPPEVNRILYIRNLPYKITAEEMYDIFGKYGPIRQIRVGNTPETRGTAYVVYEDIFDAKNACDHLSGFNVCNRYLVVLYYNANRAFQKMDTKKKEEQLKLLKEKYGINTDPPK, encoded by the exons ATGGCGATGCAAGCGGCCAAGCGAGCCAAC ATTCGGCTGCCTCCAGAAGTCAATCGGATCCTGTATATTAGGAACCTGCCATATAAAATCACAGCGGAGGAAATGTATGATATTTTTGGGAAATATGGGCCTATTCGACAAATCAGAGT TGGAAACACTCCTGAAACCAGAGGAACAGCCTATGTAGTCTATGAAGACATCTTTGATGCCAAAAATGCTTGTGATCACCTGTCAGGATTCAACGTGTGCAACAGATACCTTGTTGTTTTGTACTATAACGCAAACAGG GCATTCCAAAAGATGGacacaaagaagaaagaggaacagCTTAAGCTTCTCAAGGAAAAATACGGAATTAATACAGACCCACCAAAATAA